The following DNA comes from Candidatus Binatus sp..
CGCGCGATCATCCCCTCGAGCACCGCCCGGATGCATATGATTGGCCCTTTGAGATTGATCGCGATGACCTTGTCCCAGGTCTCTTCGCGGCTCTCGATGAACGGTTCAATTTTGTCCCAGCCCGCGTTGTTGACCAGCACGTCGATCGGGCCGAGGCGCTTCTCGCATTCGGCAACGGCGGCGCGCACAGCAGCGGAATTGGTGACATCGACGGCGATTGCGATAGCGGCGGCGCCGATCGCATCGGCGGTCTGGCGCGCATTGTCTTCGATGATGTCGGCGACGGCGACCTTGGCGCCCTCGGCTGCGAGCCGCTTCGCGATGGCCTCACCGATACCCCGGCCTGCGCCGGTAACGAACGCCACTTTCCCTTCAAGTCCCCGCATTGGCTGGCCTCCTTGTCGGCCGGTGGACGTCAGGCGGCGACGCGATGCGCAGTAAATCGCACCGGCAAATGCTTGATGCCGGCGATCAGGTTCGAGCGCAGTCGCTCCATCGAGCCGGTGGCTTCCATATCGGGCAGGCGCCGCAGCAGTTCATCGATCATGACCCGC
Coding sequences within:
- a CDS encoding SDR family NAD(P)-dependent oxidoreductase, coding for MRGLEGKVAFVTGAGRGIGEAIAKRLAAEGAKVAVADIIEDNARQTADAIGAAAIAIAVDVTNSAAVRAAVAECEKRLGPIDVLVNNAGWDKIEPFIESREETWDKVIAINLKGPIICIRAVLEGMIARGKGRIVSIASDAGRVGSTGEAVYSGAKSGLIGFSKTLAREMARHHINVNVVCPGPTGTPLLKQAMQNSKLMESLVRAVPFRRLAEPDEIASAVAFLASDDAGFITGQTLSVSGGLTMI